The following are encoded together in the Citrus sinensis cultivar Valencia sweet orange chromosome 1, DVS_A1.0, whole genome shotgun sequence genome:
- the LOC107177619 gene encoding uncharacterized protein LOC107177619, with protein MGLNWDDEGVDVGHIEGCEEVDYGDSEEEDRILSNCESDDREHGLLSDSEDEQSFHCSKSNANEMIEISVGQEFDNVQHFRRVLESYVIKNGFDLNKIKNEKGRFRAKCSNEGCPWFIYAALVESGTKFRIQKLNNLHECNGVLENKKASYKWIASQFEGTLKNNPKMPVKAMKDELVSNLGIKASMKKMYRAKKRAMDKLNGNYANSYQRLRDYAQILKQSNPNTLVKMKFVSSFDKDRRPALKFQRFMLSFVALKNGFINGCRWFIGLDGYHLKGYFEGVLLSAVALDANNGIFLIAICICESECADSWKWFLAILSEWLNIEDQSRVTFMTDRQKGILLGLEAYWHGATVRHCARHIFANLRSNHPDIIYRNLFWTAARATTKKEWEDDMKKIKTAKKDTQAVYDYLIKIDKKQWARHAFPDDVKVDHVTNNLTESWNSWLNEYRDKPVLTLMEFIRKKVMKRLYKRHSDARKWIGKLPPTVRRKLNVSRQEGRYVRVLMASEYEFEVMDENNKTFMVNMQNKTCDCGVYQICGIPCKHIIPCIALRHEDAADYVDKKLTVEAYLATYANIIHPLPDQST; from the coding sequence ATGGGATTAAATTGGGATGATGAGGGAGTGGATGTTGGGCATATTGAAGGTTGTGAAGAAGTGGATTATGGAGatagtgaagaagaagatagaaTTCTTTCTAATTGTGAGTCAGATGATAGAGAGCATGGCCTGCTTTCTGATTCTGAAGATGAGCAATCATTTCATTGTTCAAAATCTAACGCTAATGAAATGATTGAAATCAGTGTTGGGCAGGAGTTCGACAATGTCCAACATTTCAGAAGAGTACTTGAAAGCTACGTTATTAAGAATGGGTTTGAtcttaacaaaattaagaatgagaAGGGAAGGTTCAGAGCAAAGTGTTCCAATGAGGGCTGTCCATGGTTTATTTATGCAGCACTAGTAGAATCTGGAACaaaattcagaattcagaagCTGAATAATTTACATGAATGTAATGGAGTGTTAGAGAACAAAAAGGCATCATATAAATGGATAGCCTCTCAGTTTGAGGGAACTTTGAAGAATAACCCAAAAATGCCAGTAAAGGCAATGAAAGATGAATTGGTTTCTAATTTAGGGATTAAGGCAAGCATGAAGAAAATGTATAGGGCCAAGAAAAGAGCAATGGATAAATTAAATGGGAACTATGCAAATTCTTATCAGAGGCTAAGGGATTATGCCCAAATACTCAAACAAAGCAATCCCAATACGTTAGTAAAGATGAAATTTGTGTCTAGTTTTGATAAAGATAGAAGACCAGCTTTGAAGTTTCAGAGATTTATGCTTAGCTTTGTTGCTTTGAAGAATGGATTCATTAATGGATGTCGATGGTTTATTGGATTGGATGGTTATCATTTAAAGGGGTATTTCGAAGGTGTGCTATTATCAGCAGTGGCATTAGATGCAAACAATGGAATTTTTCTGATTGCCATTTGTATTTGTGAATCAGAATGTGCTGATAGTTGGAAATGGTTTTTGGCAATATTGAGTGAGTGGTTGAACATAGAGGATCAAAGTCGAGTAACGTTTATGACAGATAGGCAAAAAGGAATATTACTAGGTTTGGAAGCATATTGGCATGGTGCAACAGTGAGGCATTGTGCCAGACATATATTTGCTAACTTAAGAAGTAATCATCCTGATATCATCTACAGAAATCTATTTTGGACAGCAGCAAGAGCCACTACTAAAAAAGAATGGGAAGACgacatgaagaaaataaaaacagctAAAAAAGACACGCAAGCTGtttatgattatttgattaagaTTGACAAGAAACAGTGGGCTAGACATGCATTTCCTGATGATGTAAAAGTTGATCATGTAACTAACAACTTAACTGAGTCATGGAACAGCTGGTTAAATGAATACAGAGACAAGCCTGTGTTGACACTTATGGAATTCATTCGGAAGAAAGTTATGAAAAGACTATATAAAAGGCATTCTGATGCAAGAAAATGGATTGGGAAGCTGCCTCCAACTGTGAGGAGAAAGTTGAATGTTTCCAGACAAGAAGGAAGATATGTAAGAGTGCTTATGGCTAGTGAGTATGAATTTGAGGTAATGGAcgagaataataaaacatttatgGTTAATATGCAGAATAAAACTTGTGATTGTGGTGTTTATCAAATTTGTGGGATACCATGTAAACATATCATCCCATGTATTGCTTTAAGACATGAAGATGCTGCTGATTATGTGGATAAAAAACTGACAGTGGAAGCATATTTGGCCACATATGCAAATATCATACATCCACTTCCAGATCAAAGTACATGA